In Gossypium arboreum isolate Shixiya-1 chromosome 5, ASM2569848v2, whole genome shotgun sequence, a single genomic region encodes these proteins:
- the LOC108472790 gene encoding chaperonin-like RbcX protein 2, chloroplastic, whose product MVGALSMVGSSVMDSQAGPCLCLDALPSTNMNLKTGAELVMQRRHSMKRKHAMARPGCLELSSSFVDSWHDSRLSSKVIPGIMSKNSRKQRKDRKLAVVDNLGGQYEDTFSDVKTQLLNYFTYKAVRTVLNQLYEMNPPQYTWFYQFVAANKPSEGKRFLRILGKERQELAERVMITRLHLYGKWIKKCDHAQIYKEISDENLELMRERLIETVVWPSDDTNTEKIG is encoded by the exons ATGGTGGGGGCTTTATCAATGGTGGGTTCATCAGTTATGGACTCTCAAGCTGGTCCTTGTTTGTGCTTGGATGCATTGCCATCCACCAACATGAACCTGAAAACCGGTGCGGAGTTGGTGATGCAAAGGAGGCATTCAATGAAAAGAAAGCATGCGATGGCAAGGCCTGGGTGTTTGGAGTTAAGCAGTTCTTTTGTAGATTCATGGCATGATTCGAGGTTGTCTTCCAAGGTGATTCCAGGTATCATGAGTAAGAATTCAAGGAAGCAGCGTAAAGACCGGAAGCTTGCGGTGGTCGACAACTTAGGAGGGCAATATGAAGATACTTTTTCGGATGTTAAAACG CAATTGCTCAACTATTTCACATACAAAGCAGTGAGGACTGTTCTTAATCAGCTCTATGAGATGAATCCACCACAATATACATGGTTCTATCA GTTTGTAGCAGCAAATAAGCCCAGTGAAGGCAAGCGTTTCTTACGCATCCTTGGCAAG GAGAGGCAAGAGCTTGCTGAAAGAGTAATGATAACAAGACTTCATTTGTATGGGAAATGGATTAAG AAATGTGATCATGCTCAAATATACAAAGAGATCTCGGACGAGAACTTGGAACTGATGCGGGAGCGGCTCATTGAGACTGTGGTTTGGCCTTCTGATGATACAAACACTGAGAAGATTGGCTGA
- the LOC108471517 gene encoding UPF0481 protein At3g47200-like codes for MDGSLRIPFDMFDMQEEDPYAALATSVRRELETLLPLPHKRCIFQVPDRLRQLNDKAYTPRVISIGRLHHGQQIFKPMELYKRRFLRDFLVRTRVSVKDCVMIVKDREAKLRDCFAQIIELSSDDFLKMVLFDAVFIVELLFRYNFGELWNDHILGCPRMIHDIQLDLCMIENQLPFFILEDLFNLAIESAFYCDEFSIKNMVLKFGIWAWGPYVREENLQQDFSHVEHVVDLLWLCFQPTSFSFKTEIKNFKIPSAMELQQAGVKLRPGSSKNLFDIRFNNGVLEIPQLLVMDRTKVIFRNLMAYEQHYCSRNYVTDYVTLISFLVKSPRDAQLPIKNGIIENFLKDSEEVSTLFKGLVEEVRVSRKNFELARVVEDMRAYCKSRWHRWNATLKQDYFNSPWRSLSIIAATLLLLLTLVQTVCAVIQVI; via the coding sequence ATGGATGGAAGCTTACGAATTCCATTCGACATGTTTGACATGCAGGAGGAGGACCCGTACGCAGCATTAGCAACTTCAGTGCGTAGGGAGTTGGAAACCTTGCTTCCTTTACCTCATAAACGTTGCATCTTCCAAGTTCCCGACCGGCTTCGCCAGTTGAACGATAAGGCCTATACGCCTCGAGTAATTTCGATCGGTCGCCTTCACCATGGCCAGCAAATTTTCAAGCCAATGGAACTGTACAAAAGAAGGTTTCTAAGAGATTTTCTTGTACGAACCAGGGTTAGTGTTAAGGATTGTGTTATGATTGTTAAAGACAGAGAAGCCAAATTGCGTGATTGCTTTGCCCAAATTATTGAGCTCTCCAGTGATGACTTTCTGAAAATGGTCTTGTTTGATGCAGTCTTCATTGTTGAACTCTTGTTTAGGTACAATTTTGGTGAACTTTGGAATGATCATATACTTGGCTGCCCTCGGATGATACACGATATTCAGCTAGATTTGTGCATGATTGAGAATCAGCTCCCCTTTTTCATTCTCGAAGATTTGTTTAATCTGGCCATTGAATCCGCGTTTTACTGTGACGAATTTTCCATAAAAAACATGGTCCTCAAATTTGGGATATGGGCATGGGGACCTTATGTCAGAGAGGAAAATTTGCAACAAGATTTCTCTCATGTTGAACATGTTGTGGACTTGCTATGGCTTTGTTTTCAACCCACATCCTTTTCTTTCAAAACTGAAATAAAAAACTTCAAGATTCCCAGTGCAATGGAGCTCCAACAAGCAGGAGTCAAACTTAGACCAGGGTCGAGTAAAAACTTGTTCGACATAAGATTCAACAATGGGGTTTTGGAAATTCCGCAGTTGCTTGTAATGGACCGAACCAAAGTTATATTCAGAAATCTCATGGCGTACGAGCAACATTACTGTTCCAGAAACTATGTAACCGACTATGTGACACTGATCAGTTTCCTTGTCAAGTCTCCGAGGGATGCACAACTGCCTATTAAAAATGGAATCATTGAAAATTTTTTGAAGGATAGTGAAGAAGTTTCGACCCTTTTTAAGGGCCTTGTTGAAGAGGTTCGAGTCAGTAGGAAAAACTTTGAGCTTGCTCGTGTGGTTGAAGATATGAGAGCATACTGTAAATCTCGATGGCATAGGTGGAATGCGACCTTGAAACAAGATTACTTCAACTCTCCATGGCGCAGCCTGTCTATTATAGCAGCTACTCTTCTCCTACTACTAACTCTTGTACAAACTGTTTGTGCGGTTATTCAAGTCATCTAG
- the LOC108471516 gene encoding transcription factor ORG2-like: MCALAPFPTPNWPLVNPIGYEHNYMMYEGGSECLESFLQFPPSPQEGIPLESLSPTSNFTQTSNSDPCIVKKLNHNASERDRRKKVNNMYSSLRSLLPVADQTKKLSFPATVSHALKYIPELQQQVERLVQKKEELLLRISEQGGVKPCEEKEEARKRNNRKQGSCLGGVGVSINRSSDGEVAIQISIREVDKRSGLLSEMLQYLEQQGFLVLNASSFESFGGVVFYNIHLQMELETSRKMGSEEALSERIFALCYNREELGL; encoded by the exons ATGTGTGCATTAGCTCCTTTTCCGACCCCAAACTGGCCCTTAGTTAATCCCATTGGATACGAACACAACTATATGATGTATGAAGGCGGCAGTGAATGTTTAGAGTCATTCCTTCAATTTCCTCCATCACCACAAGAAGGAATTCCACTTGAATCTCTATCTCCTACATCTAATTTCACCCAAACCAGTAATTCTGACCCCTGCATAGTTAAGAAACTCAACCACAATGCAAGCGAACGGGACCGGCGGAAGAAAGTTAACAATATGTATTCATCCCTCCGTTCATTGCTGCCGGTAGCTGATCAAACG AAGAAGTTAAGCTTTCCGGCCACAGTTTCACATGCACTGAAATATATACCAGAGCTGCAACAGCAAGTGGAGAGATTGGTTCAGAAAAAAGAAGAGCTTTTGTTAAGGATATCTGAGCAGGGTGGTGTTAAGCCTTGTGAAGAAAAAGAAGAGGCGCGAAAAAGAAACAACAGGAAGCAGGGAAGTTGTTTAGGTGGAGTTGGTGTTTCCATAAATAGGTCAAGTGACGGTGAAGTTGCAATTCAAATATCAATTCGGGAAGTTGACAAGAGAAGTGGATTATTATCTGAGATGTTGCAGTACTTAGAGCAACAAGGATTCCTCGTATTAAATGCTTCTTCTTTCGAGTCATTTGGAGGTGTCGTCTTCTACAATATTCACCTTCAG ATGGAATTGGAAACAAGTAGGAAAATGGGATCAGAGGAAGCTTTGAGTGAGAGGATTTTTGCACTGTGTTATAATAGGGAAGAGCTGGGACTCTAA
- the LOC108470486 gene encoding uncharacterized protein LOC108470486 — MAKFIVSPKLLRLKPRLTPIVSLPSSHFLHYHFPKPTSSSSTASFPQTLPTSYSLPPKPVSPLNTAATFNNVILDPRHLSCCMPDKRLKVAVLLSGGVDSSVALRLLHAAGHSCTAFYLKIWFQEDFENYWTECPWEEDLKYARAVCDQVDVPLQVVQLTDEYWNNVVSYIIEEYRCGRTPNPDVLCNTRIKFGAFMDAIYNMDYDYIASGHYANVVHPSADQSNKASILELSQDMVKDQTYFLSHLSQFQLKQLIFPLGCLSKDEVRQLAAKFDLPNKGRKDSQGICFLGKIRFSDFVARHIGEMEGIILEAETGDFLGKHRGFWFYTIGQRQGLRLPGGPWYVVQKDVKNNVVFVSRNYFSLDKRRRVFRVGSLKWFSGSPPNHIDQLQCKVRHGPGFYNCNFKMEHGEDGNDDIAVVQLYEDDQGLAAGQFAAFYEGQTCIGSGVILESWDDRGFPVCAKALEIARMEDKSELGKPVKIMTKPGTLA, encoded by the exons ATGGCGAAATTCATCGTTTCACCTAAATTGCTGAGACTGAAACCCAGGCTAACGCCAATAGTCTCGCTTCCTTCCTCTCATTTCCTTCACTACCACTTCCCAAAACCAACCTCGTCTTCTTCCACTGCTTCATTTCCTCAAACTCTCCCAACATCTTATTCTCTTCCTCCTAAACCTGTTTCTCCACTTAACACTGCTGCAACTTTCAATAACGTTATACTCGACCCGCGCCATCTCTCCTGCTGTATGCCTGATAAACGCCTTAAAGTGGCCGTTCTGCTTAGCGGCGGTGTCGATAGCAGTGTCGCTCTTCGTCTCCTTCATGCCGCTGGTCACTCCTGCACTGCTTTCTACCTCAAAATTTGGTTCCAA GAAGACTTTGAGAACTACTGGACAGAATGCCCCTGGGAAGAAGATTTGAAGTATGCTAGGGCTGTTTGTGATCag GTTGATGTTCCTTTGCAAGTTGTGCAGTTGACTGATGAATATTGGAACAATGTG GTTTCCTACATTATTGAGGAGTATCGATGTGGCCGTACTCCAAATCCAGATGTTCTTTGCAATACAAGAATAAAATTCG GTGCATTTATGGACGCTATCTACAATATGGATTATGACTATATTGCTTCTGGGCACTATGCCAATGTTGTTCACCCATCTGCTGATCAAAGCAATAAGGCTTCTATCTTAGAACTATCACAGGACATG GTCAAGGATCAAACATACTTCCTTTCGCATCTCTCACAGTTCCAGCTCAAACAACTTATTTTCCCACTTGGATGTCTCTCAAAG GATGAAGTTCGCCAACTAGCTGCTAAATTTGACTTGCCTAACAAAGGTAGGAAGGATTCACAAGGAATTTGCTTTCTTGGGAAG ATAAGGTTCAGTGATTTTGTTGCAAGGCATATTGGGGAGATGGAAGGAATCATATTAGAAGCCGAGACAGGAGACTTCCTTGGGAAACATAGAGGGTTTTGGTTCTACACAATTGGTCAACGCCAAGGCCTACGTCTCCCTGGGGGACCTTG GTATGTGGTTCAGAAGGATGTAAAAAATAATGTTGTATTTGTGTCAAGAAATTATTTCTCGTTGGACAAAAGAAGGCGTGTGTTTCGTGTTGGCTCTTTGAAGTGGTTTAGTGGGTCACCTCCTAACCATATTGATCAGCTCCAATGCAAG GTCAGACATGGTCCTGGCTTTTATAACTGCAATTTTAAAATGGAGCATGGTGAAGATGGCAATGACGATATTGCGGTTGTCCAGTTATATGAGGATGATCAAGGTCTTGCCGCTGGGCAGTTTGCAGCCTTCTATGAGGGACAAACCTGCATAGGTTCTGGTGTGATACTGGAGTCCTGGGATGATCGGGGATTTCCCGTTTGTGCAAAGGCTCTTGAGATTGCAAGAATGGAAGATAAATCAGAACTTGGGAAACCAGTTAAGATCATGACAAAACCAGGAACTCTTgcataa